CCCGTCCGCGCTGGTGACGACGTCGGGTTTGGAGGCCGCCCAGTAGAAGCAGCCGCAGTCCCGGAAGTCGTACTGCCACGGCGCGCACAGGCTGCGGGTCAGCTCGCCGGGCAGGTAGACCTCGGGGTCGATGACACCCTCGGGGTCGAGGTAGCGGGCCCGGTCGGCGACCAGGACCGCCAGCACCGTGCCGTCCGGGTCGCGTTGCACGACACTGCGGTCACCGCGGCGGAACCCGTTGAGCGAGCCGTTCACGACGTCCGCGCCGGGCGAGGAGATCCCGGGCGGCGGGCCGAGCAGGATCGCGATCCGCCCCGGCATGAGGTCGTGCACCAGCCTCCAGACGTCCAGCCCGCCGAGGTTCGCGCAGCTGAACGTCGGGATGTCCGCCTCGGTCTGGTCTACGGTCGTGCGCCCGCAGACGGCCCACAGGTGCAGGGGCAGGTCCGCGTCGGTCAGGCCGCGCTCGGCGGCGATGCCGGTGGCGTCGACGGCGCGCAGCACGGCACCGTCCGGGCGGTGGAACTCGAAGGTCAGCCCGGGGAAGAAGGCCTTGTCCAGGTTGCGCTGGTCGAACTCCAGCCCCGGATAGCAGTTGTCGACGCCGCTCTCGGGACGGGAGGCCGCCGGGTTGCCACGCACGACGTGGTCCGCCCGCGCCGTCAGGTTTCGGGGGAAGATCTTCCCCGCGGGTGGTCCGGTCACGGGTTCCGTCACGTTCCAGCCCCTTCCTCGCGCGCCACGCCTCGTCGGGCGGCGCGTCGGTGTCCGCGCGGCGCACCTGATGGGCGACGCGTCCTGCTCACGCGGCGCACCTGTGTGGTCCGCGCGTCCAGCTCACGCGGCGTCCGTCAGCGGGCGACGGTCGTCGGATCACTGCCGCTGCCGCCATACCCGGGAGACGCCGGCAGTCCCTCGAAGTAGTCGGGGCGCACCGCGGACAGCTCGACGTAGGCCCGCAGGCAGAAGGCGAGCCAGCCGCGGATGTAGTCGCACCCGGGCCGCCCGCGCCGGGCCACCTCGTGGTAGCAGCCGCCCCCGCACAGGTAGCGGGCCCAGCACGACCGGCACGGGCTCATCCGGTCGACGTGGCCGCGGGCCAGATGCTCCGCCCGGGCCGCCTGGTCCGGGCCGGCCGTCACCGAGCCCATCGCGAAGCCGGGGTCGTCGACGAGCCGGTGGCAGGCGAACAGGTCGCCGTTCGCGGCCGCGCTGAGATACCCCGCACCCGCGCCGCACGGGTAGGGTCGGTGGCTGCCCCGGTGAATCTGCGCCATGGCCGTCTCGAAGTTGCCGAACGGGTACCGGCGGCCGGCGGCCAGCTCACGCAACGCCACCTCGCCGCATTCGACCATGTGCGCGAGGAACTCCTCGAACTGCGGCCCGGTGAACTCCAGCGCCGGGTCCGGCGACGCGACGACCGCGGCGAACCCGACCTCGTCGAAGCCGAGGCCGATCACATGGTCCAGGACGTCGAGCAGCCGGCCGCCCGCCGGGGTGACGGTGACCCGCGCGGCGAGATGGCGCGGACGCCCGTGCCGCGCCATCAGGTCGAGCCCGGCACGCACCCGGTCGTAGGCGCTGGCCCCACCGGGCAGCCGGCGCAGCGCGTCGTTGCGGTCCCGGTCGCCGTCGAGGCTCACCGAGACGGCGAAGGGATACCGGGCGAAAAGGCGGGCGTCCGCGGGGCGCAGCTCGGTCAGGTTCGTGGTGAGGGAGAAGCGCGCCCGGCGCCCGGCGGCCTCGGCCGCCCGGGCAGCGTAGGCGGTGACCTCGTGCACGAGGTCCGCGGCGAGCAGCGGCTCGCCACCCATGAACCCCACGACCACGTCGGCGCCCGGCCGCGACTCGGCGAGGAGACGATCGACCGCGGCGAAGGCGACCTCGCGCGGCATCATCCGGGCCGCGCCGCCGAAGCGGCCCTCGTCCGCGTAGCAGTAGGCGCACGACATGTTGCACGCCTGCATGACGTTCAGAGAGAGGGCTGACAGCGGCGGCGGGTCGATCGGGCGGCCGTCGATGCGCCTGGACGCGCCGGGCTCCAGCCCCAGGGCGGCGCGCGCGCCGGGCCCGAGCTCGCTCGCATCATCCGAGTCCAGCCAGGACCGCACCTGCCCCTCGACGTCACCGGGCAGGTCGTAGACCCGGCTGCCGTCCACCACGAACAGGTGTGCCCCGTGCGCGCTGTGGAACAGGCGCGCCTCGGCGGCGGCGCCCGGCACCACGCCCGGGACCGCGCCCGGCACGGGCTGGTCGGCCGGCTCGGAGTGCCCGCCCGGGGTCGGGTCCGGGTCCGGCGGGCGGCGGCCGATCTGCAGCAGGACCGTCACGTGCCCTGCTCGATGTCCCGCCGCAGCGCTGCGCTCCAGGCCCGGAGCAGGTCGTACTGCCGTCGGGTGAGGTGCATGGGATGGCGGTCGGAGCCGCGCATCAGCGCCGGCATGCGGCGGTCGTAGTAGCGCTCGCTGGTCGCCGGCTCGCGCACAACCGTGGGGAGCAGGTCAGGCCGCTCCCGCAGCAGGTCCTCCAACACCTCCAGAGCCAGGAACCTGCGGTGGCGTGCCCGGGCCGCCTCTGTCAGCGGGAACGGATGTTCGGTCAACGGCTCGGCCGCCGGGAATGCCCGGTCCCGGGCCGCTGCCTCCGGTTCCCCCCGGCTGCGCGCGATCGCGAGGTTCTCGAAACGGGCGCGGCCGTTCTGGGCGTCGACGTTCACCGTGGCGACCGTCTCGAGGATCCGCTCGAACAGGTCGCGGACCTCCAGGGTGGTGCGGGCGGCGTCCGCCACGTACGCGGGGTCGCGGACGTCGGCGCGCCGGACCCGGTCGGTCAGGCCGTCCGCGGCCGAGGTGAACGGGCGCTGGTCGGGCACGAAGTCCGGCGGACCGACGACGATGCGTGCCACCGCGCTCAGCTCCGCCGGCTGACCCGGGCCCGCCGGCAGGAGGACCCGCACCGTGCCGTCACAGACGTCGTCGACGAGCCCGAGACCGGCGTTGCCCTCCGCGCCCGCGAACAGCCCGCCCGGGTTGGTCCGCGGGTCGTCTCCGCCCAGCGCGAAGCCGACCCAGGGCGACTGCGGGCTGAGGACGAGCCGGTCCGCGGGCAGGACGTAGTCGCTCGTGCGGTTCGGGAGGTCCGTCGGCCCGTACACGGCGCCGACGGCCGGGGTGAACCGCAGGCGTAGCTCCGGCAGCTCGGCGCTGGGCCTGGTCAGCTGCACACTGCCCAGCGGGACGCGGCTACCGGCGGGCACCAGCGGCGCCGCGGACCCCGCGGGCGAGCGCCCGTCGAGCGCCCGGCGCCCGGTGTCGTCCCCGGCGATGCTCACCGTCGCGACGATCCGGTCGTCGTCGACCTGGGTGTAGTGGTGCGGCTTGAGGTTGGCGACCTCGACCTCCCAGCGCACATCGCCGAGGGCGATGCCGGCGGCGGCGAGGACCTCGGCGGTGATCGGCCCCTCGTGGGTCACGCCGTCGGCCGTCCAGGCGCCGTGCAGTTCGAAGAACGGGCACACCGGGCGGAAGCCGGCGGCGTCCTTGAACGTCACCGTCGCGGGCTGCCGGAGGGTGACCGTCCCGTCCTCGGCGACGTCGAGCGTCTCGGCCGGCTGGACCGTCGTGCGGCCGGTGCCCCGCGACGACAGGTCATTGGGCCCCCAGACGTAGTTGTCACAGGGAGTGGGGGACGGGCCCAGCCGCCCGTAGGCGAGCGGCGGATACAACCACAGCCGGTCGATCACCCGGGTCTCCTGTTCTCCGTTTCCGCGCTTTCCGTTCCCTGCTGCCACGCGCACCCGTTCGGGTGGTCGATGCCGGTGACAGCGGATGATTCCGTGCATACCACACGGGAATCCGATGCCGTCACCGGATTTCGGCCATTCATCGATGTTCCCTGATGTTCCCTGGTGATTCCGATGCCCGCCGACATGGCGTGTCCGTTTCATCCCGAAGGTTCATTCCGCACGTCATCATCCCGCCGGCCACGGCAATCCCGAACTCCGGGCCGGACGACAGTACGGTGGTCTGAAAGCGAGATCGTTCGCGGTCACATGTATCACACCGACGCCGTCGGTCACCACCCCGGGCCGCGCCGCCACGCGGGCGGCTGTCGGCTCCCGGACAATGCGTGGTTCCAGCGGTCGCCAGCCTCTTCCCGTGCGAGGATCAGCCCGCCCCACAGGCGATGTCGACCGGATGAGAGACGCAGGTGCCCGTCGTGTTCGGGCCCCGGCGGTCTCGACGACCTCGCCTCCGCACCAGGCCACGCAGCCGCCAGGAACACGGCCCTGACGGCTTTCTTCGAGCAGGCAATCGTCCGAGCAGGCAATCGTCAGAACCGAACAGTACGTCGGTCGCGGCGACAGCCAGTTCTTCAATCCTGCACGCATCGACCCAGCGCCCCGGCGGCCCGGCGGCCCGGGGAGGTCAAAGGCCGTGACGGTTTTCCCGACAGCCTGCTCGACGGCACACACGGGGCCCAGGGTCACCAGCTGGCCGAACAGCTACCGGGCGGCCTGGTCGGCGACCGCAGGAAGCCACGGGGGGCGTCCGTGACGCCCCATACTCAACAGACCCGAGCGTCGCGCGGCCGAGCCGTCGAGCTCAGAGTGGCAGCGGTCCGGAGTACACCGCGCGCTTGTCTGTCACCCCAACCGGCGACAGCGAGGTACATCGACACCCATCCGGATAGGTTGTTCGCGTGGTAGGCGGTAAAGGGACGAAGCCGGCGCGGCGCGGGACGGCTGTCCTGTCCGCGGCTGCCATCGGCGGGGTGGCGGGGGCGGCTCTCACCGCCCATCGGAGCCGGCGGGCCACCGCTCTGGGCGCACTGGTGGGCGCGGGCGCGCTGGCGGCCGGCGAAGCCGTCGCGCGCGCCCGGCAGCGACCGGGCGAGATTCCCGCACTGTGGCAGCGGATCGCCACCAGCGCGGCACTTGTCGCACCCGCCGGGTGGGCGGCCGGCCGCCTGAGCGGCGCGGGCCCCGTCACGATCGGCGCGGTGACCGGGAGCCTCGGCGGCCTGCTCGGGCTCCGGCCGCAGAAGGTGCTGCTCGGCCCGCCGTTCGGCGCTGCCGTGGGAGCGGTGCTCGCGGCCCGCGACCGCCCGGTGCCGGCTGCCGCCGTCGCCGGCATCACGATGGCCGCATACCGGACCGTGTCGGCGTTGGCGTTCCGGGACGCGCAGGTCGCCCTGCTGGCCGAACGGGTCCCCGCCGAGAGGCTGCCCTTCGTCGTGCCCCGGCAGTCGCGCTCGCGCGTTGTCGGAACCGGCTTCGTCCGAGAGCTGGCCGAAGAGCTCGGCGGTCGCTACGTCGCGGACGCGACCGACGT
The genomic region above belongs to Parafrankia irregularis and contains:
- a CDS encoding radical SAM/SPASM domain-containing protein — encoded protein: MTVLLQIGRRPPDPDPTPGGHSEPADQPVPGAVPGVVPGAAAEARLFHSAHGAHLFVVDGSRVYDLPGDVEGQVRSWLDSDDASELGPGARAALGLEPGASRRIDGRPIDPPPLSALSLNVMQACNMSCAYCYADEGRFGGAARMMPREVAFAAVDRLLAESRPGADVVVGFMGGEPLLAADLVHEVTAYAARAAEAAGRRARFSLTTNLTELRPADARLFARYPFAVSVSLDGDRDRNDALRRLPGGASAYDRVRAGLDLMARHGRPRHLAARVTVTPAGGRLLDVLDHVIGLGFDEVGFAAVVASPDPALEFTGPQFEEFLAHMVECGEVALRELAAGRRYPFGNFETAMAQIHRGSHRPYPCGAGAGYLSAAANGDLFACHRLVDDPGFAMGSVTAGPDQAARAEHLARGHVDRMSPCRSCWARYLCGGGCYHEVARRGRPGCDYIRGWLAFCLRAYVELSAVRPDYFEGLPASPGYGGSGSDPTTVAR